One Oryza glaberrima chromosome 10, OglaRS2, whole genome shotgun sequence DNA segment encodes these proteins:
- the LOC127786316 gene encoding uncharacterized protein LOC127786316, translating into METPLSSRRITRSMAKASAAAPDATSTAHPPRPALHDITNDSPIVGLAASGLRTPASTAAMARPTRASRRTPGSGEALLRGQVKTLLQKVHHDASSSSSCTAAAPPSPNILRIHAPIHALLGLARSPAHLLAPTPANTPHLTAAAPHAFTMTVPCVLEEEELLSKLQVIADALPPPPAQAEENHLGECNRALVFDDSPGKSDLSNAASVVSSSSLSFQDSSSTDRSPDDDSSSAWSIQVNASSEKGDEDTFTDQDPEEEEEEWLTEDDDDDECFDDLCEGMSKMSVFNDEEEEDKKAGLPAFQGKHTRFIYDSDGEMEREDVAHVPVENCTMVLRGLPVPEGKHLRFHEVEEDEE; encoded by the exons ATGGAGACGCCCCTCTCCAGCAGGAGGATCACCCGCTCCATGGCcaaggcctccgccgccgcccccgacgccACGTCCACGGCCCACCCGCCGCGCCCCGCCCTGCACGACATCACCAACGACTCCCCCatcgtcggcctcgccgcctcGGGCCTCCGCacgccggcctccaccgccgccatggcccGCCCCACCAGGGCCTCCCGCCGCACCCCCGGATCCGGCGAGGCGCTCCTCCGCGGCCAGGTCAAGACGCTCCTCCAGAAGGTCCACCacgacgcctcctcctcctcctcctgcaccgccgccgctcctccctcccccaACATCCTCCGCATCCACGCGCCCATCCACGCGCTGCTCGGTCTCGCCAGGTCGCCCGCCCACCTCCTCGCCCCCACGCCGGCCAACACTCCgcacctcaccgccgccgctcctcacgCCTTCACCATGACGGTGCCATGCGtcctcgaggaggaggagttgctTTCCAAGCTGCAG GTCATTGCAGATGCCCTGCCGCCACCTCCAGCTCAGGCGGAGGAGAACCACCTTGGGGAGTGCAACCGTGCACTGGTGTTCGACGACTCCCCCGGGAAATCGGACCTGTCCAATGCTGCCTCGGTGgtctcgtcgtcgtccctctcGTTCCAGGACAGCAGCAGCACCGACAGATCACCGGACGACGACAGCTCATCGGCTTGGTCAATCCAGGTCAATGCCAGCTCCGAGAAGGGCGACGAGGACACGTTCACTGATCAAGacccagaggaggaggaggaggagtggctaacagaagatgatgatgatgatgagtgcTTTGATGATCTGTGTGAGGGGATGAGTAAGATGTCTGTGTTtaacgatgaggaggaggaggacaagaAGGCTGGGCTGCCTGCGTTTCAGGGGAAGCACACCAGGTTCATctacgacagcgacggcgagatggagagggaggacGTGGCGCATGTGCCGGTGGAGAACTGCACCATGGTTCTGAGGGGCCTGCCGGTGCCGGAGGGGAAGCATCTCCGCTTccacgaggtggaggaggatgaggaatAG